From a region of the Bacillus oleivorans genome:
- a CDS encoding ABC transporter ATP-binding protein: MSTSYQPAIHFNHVYFSIDDKPILKNITGSFPEGKIITLVGPSGAGKSTLLKLCNGLLSPEAGEIYIKEKPIEGFDPVELRRLVGIALQSAPMISGTIQDNLALPLTLQGKQLSEDQAKELLEDVGLDPGFLYRNVRDLSGGQRQKVSIARTLVNLPQILLLDEITSSLDRTSQQEIEELIVKINQKYGTTIIWITHNLRQAITVGNYTWVLMDGEIVETGESELLKSPVNEKVKRFVKGEGN, translated from the coding sequence ATGTCAACCAGCTATCAGCCGGCTATTCATTTTAACCATGTTTATTTTTCGATTGATGATAAACCGATTTTAAAAAACATTACCGGTTCCTTTCCAGAAGGTAAAATCATTACACTTGTAGGCCCTTCAGGGGCAGGAAAATCAACCCTGCTTAAATTATGTAATGGACTTCTATCGCCGGAAGCAGGAGAAATCTATATTAAAGAAAAACCGATTGAGGGCTTTGATCCCGTTGAATTACGTCGGCTTGTCGGAATCGCCTTACAGAGTGCACCAATGATTTCGGGCACGATTCAGGACAATTTAGCCTTACCCCTTACTCTTCAGGGAAAACAGCTTTCAGAGGATCAGGCAAAAGAACTCTTAGAGGATGTCGGTTTGGATCCGGGCTTTTTATATCGAAATGTCAGGGATTTGTCAGGAGGACAGAGGCAAAAGGTTTCCATTGCAAGGACACTGGTTAATTTGCCGCAAATCTTACTGTTGGATGAAATTACTTCTTCATTAGATCGCACATCTCAGCAGGAGATTGAGGAGCTCATCGTTAAAATAAATCAAAAATATGGTACTACCATCATTTGGATTACACATAATTTACGTCAGGCGATTACGGTTGGAAACTATACCTGGGTTTTAATGGACGGAGAAATTGTAGAAACAGGGGAAAGCGAATTACTGAAATCGCCTGTCAATGAAAAAGTCAAGCGATTTGTAAAGGGGGAAGGAAATTGA
- a CDS encoding NAD(P)/FAD-dependent oxidoreductase, with product MIYDCIVIGGGPSGLMAGIAAGESGAKVLLLDKGNKLGRKLAISGGGRCNVTNRLPIDEIVKHIPGNGRFLYSAFSVFNNEDIIAFFENLGVKLKEEDHGRMFPISDKAQSVVDALLRKLDDLNVEIQTNTPVKDIHYDNNGSHQVELIDGEKVKTYTIIIAVGGKSVPHTGSTGDGYAWAEKAGHTITDLYPTEVPLTSKEDFIVSKQLQGLSLRDVALSVLDPKGKPLITHKMDMIFTHFGISGPAVLRCSQFVVKAMKKWKLNEVTMSIDAIPGENAEQLFQNLIKQLKDEPKKAVKNVLKGVLPERYLHFLFERAGIDPSDLASQISHDKLRKFVQLCKGFSFLVNGTLSIEKAFVTGGGVSIKEIEPKMMKSKLQSGLYFCGEILDIHGYTGGYNITSALVTGRLAGLNAAEEAKEIRAVHQA from the coding sequence TTGATTTATGATTGTATTGTAATTGGCGGCGGACCATCCGGGTTAATGGCAGGTATTGCTGCTGGAGAAAGCGGAGCAAAGGTTCTGCTCCTAGACAAAGGAAATAAATTAGGGCGGAAACTCGCGATTTCCGGCGGTGGCAGATGCAATGTGACCAACCGGCTTCCGATTGATGAAATCGTTAAGCACATCCCTGGAAATGGCCGATTTTTATATAGTGCTTTTTCCGTTTTCAATAATGAAGATATTATTGCTTTTTTTGAAAATCTTGGAGTGAAATTGAAAGAAGAAGATCATGGCCGAATGTTTCCAATCTCTGATAAAGCCCAATCGGTTGTAGATGCTTTACTTAGAAAATTAGATGATCTGAACGTAGAAATCCAGACAAACACACCAGTAAAGGATATTCATTATGACAACAATGGCAGTCATCAGGTTGAATTAATCGATGGTGAAAAAGTTAAAACGTATACTATTATTATTGCGGTTGGCGGGAAGTCAGTGCCTCATACTGGTTCAACCGGTGATGGATACGCATGGGCTGAAAAAGCGGGACATACGATTACAGACCTTTATCCAACAGAGGTACCATTAACTTCTAAAGAAGATTTTATTGTGTCTAAACAATTGCAGGGCCTATCTCTTCGCGATGTAGCTTTAAGTGTATTAGATCCAAAAGGTAAACCGCTCATTACCCATAAGATGGATATGATTTTTACCCATTTTGGCATCTCTGGTCCAGCCGTTCTCAGATGCAGCCAATTTGTCGTAAAAGCTATGAAGAAATGGAAGCTAAATGAAGTAACCATGTCAATTGATGCAATTCCGGGAGAAAACGCCGAACAATTGTTTCAAAATTTGATAAAACAGCTTAAAGATGAACCGAAAAAAGCAGTAAAAAATGTTTTAAAAGGTGTTTTACCCGAGCGATACTTACACTTTTTATTCGAGCGTGCAGGGATTGACCCATCTGATTTGGCAAGTCAAATTAGCCACGATAAGCTGCGAAAGTTTGTTCAATTATGCAAGGGATTTTCTTTTCTCGTTAATGGAACCTTATCCATTGAAAAAGCATTTGTAACAGGAGGCGGTGTTTCCATTAAAGAAATCGAACCGAAAATGATGAAATCAAAGCTCCAAAGCGGACTCTATTTTTGCGGGGAAATTCTCGATATCCACGGCTATACAGGCGGATATAATATTACATCTGCGCTTGTTACTGGCCGGCTCGCCGGATTAAATGCAGCCGAAGAAGCAAAGGAGATTCGCGCAGTCCATCAGGCGTGA
- a CDS encoding exo-beta-N-acetylmuramidase NamZ family protein, whose protein sequence is MKKTVMLFGMVVMLLTALSAALADRGESNNNGKNPNEFKLGVEVLLGDQKHLIEGKRVGLITNPTGVDQELNSIVDMLYNDPNVELTALYGPEHGVRGNAQAGEYVEFYIDETTGLPVYSLYGQTRKPTPEMLENVDVLLFDIQDVGTRFYTYIYTMAYAMEAAAENDKEFIVLDRPNPLGGQKVEGPVLDPAYASFVGNYPIPLRHGMTVGELAQLFNEEFDIGADLTVVEMEGWNRNMYYDDTRLEFVLPSPNMPTLDTALVYPGAALIEGTNISEGRGTTKPFELIGAPFVNSTEFAAALNELELPGVIFRAASFTPTTSKHSGVLSHGVQIHVTNKQAYKPIETGLHIVKTLHDMYPENFQFRAENSAGISFFDNLIGNGWIREAIENGVSVQEMENQWKAGLNEFKQIRREYLLY, encoded by the coding sequence ATGAAAAAAACAGTTATGTTGTTCGGAATGGTTGTCATGCTTCTAACTGCTCTTTCTGCAGCGCTAGCAGATAGAGGAGAATCTAATAATAATGGCAAAAATCCCAATGAATTTAAATTAGGTGTGGAGGTTTTGCTCGGGGACCAAAAACATCTGATTGAAGGAAAACGGGTGGGGCTGATTACAAATCCAACGGGAGTAGATCAAGAGTTAAATAGTATTGTAGACATGCTCTACAATGATCCGAATGTAGAATTAACAGCTCTTTACGGACCTGAGCATGGGGTTCGCGGAAATGCACAGGCAGGCGAATATGTCGAATTTTATATCGATGAAACAACAGGACTGCCGGTTTATAGTCTTTATGGCCAAACGAGAAAACCTACTCCAGAAATGCTTGAAAATGTAGATGTGCTTCTATTTGACATACAGGATGTCGGCACACGTTTCTACACATACATTTACACGATGGCATATGCAATGGAAGCTGCAGCTGAAAATGACAAAGAATTTATTGTACTCGACCGCCCAAATCCATTAGGGGGTCAAAAAGTTGAAGGTCCTGTTCTTGATCCAGCCTATGCATCCTTTGTCGGGAATTATCCGATTCCATTGCGCCATGGGATGACAGTAGGAGAATTAGCCCAATTATTCAACGAAGAATTTGATATAGGTGCTGATTTAACAGTGGTCGAAATGGAAGGCTGGAACCGTAATATGTATTACGATGACACGCGATTAGAATTTGTCTTGCCATCGCCTAACATGCCGACGCTTGATACGGCACTTGTTTACCCAGGAGCAGCTTTAATTGAAGGGACTAACATATCTGAGGGCCGCGGAACGACAAAACCATTTGAATTAATTGGTGCGCCATTCGTTAATAGTACTGAATTCGCTGCTGCCTTAAATGAATTGGAATTACCTGGTGTGATTTTCCGCGCCGCATCCTTTACGCCGACAACATCTAAACATAGTGGTGTTCTTAGTCACGGAGTCCAAATTCACGTTACTAATAAACAAGCGTATAAACCAATTGAAACCGGTCTTCATATCGTAAAAACGCTGCATGATATGTATCCGGAAAACTTCCAGTTCAGAGCAGAAAATAGTGCGGGTATCTCTTTCTTTGATAACCTGATTGGAAACGGCTGGATCCGTGAAGCCATTGAAAATGGAGTATCGGTTCAAGAGATGGAGAATCAGTGGAAAGCGGGGCTAAATGAATTTAAGCAAATCCGGAGAGAATACTTATTATATTAA
- a CDS encoding rhodanese-like domain-containing protein — MEAIKQITPEEVRKLLEEGETLNLIDVREDEEVSQGKIPEAVHIPMGEIPEHLNKLDKNQEYIIICRSGRRSENVSHFLQDQGYKVRNMVGGMLEYKGETKPKL; from the coding sequence ATGGAAGCAATAAAGCAGATTACACCAGAAGAAGTAAGGAAGCTTTTAGAGGAAGGCGAAACGTTAAACCTTATTGACGTCAGAGAGGATGAAGAGGTTTCACAAGGGAAGATTCCAGAAGCTGTACATATTCCGATGGGGGAAATTCCAGAACACTTAAACAAGCTCGACAAAAATCAAGAATATATTATTATTTGCCGCTCCGGAAGACGAAGTGAAAATGTTAGCCATTTTCTACAGGATCAAGGCTATAAAGTAAGAAATATGGTCGGCGGCATGCTGGAATATAAAGGTGAAACAAAGCCAAAATTATAG
- a CDS encoding DeoR family transcriptional regulator, giving the protein MKPTTDRMLTRIKSMYMFIKENGTVSTQELVEEFDMTSRTIQRDLNVLAYNNLVTSPSRGKWTTTRKKVKLTS; this is encoded by the coding sequence TTGAAACCTACAACTGACCGTATGCTGACTCGTATAAAATCTATGTATATGTTCATTAAAGAAAACGGTACGGTTTCCACCCAAGAGCTTGTAGAGGAATTTGATATGACCTCCAGAACCATCCAAAGAGATTTAAATGTGTTAGCCTATAACAACTTAGTGACAAGTCCAAGCCGCGGCAAATGGACCACTACCAGAAAAAAAGTAAAATTGACTTCGTAG
- a CDS encoding pseudouridine synthase, whose protein sequence is MRIDKMLANLGFGSRKEVKKLLKDGAVQVNSSLVKDGKEQVNPVEDTVTVHGETVEYKEFIYLMMNKPPGVISATEDMKEETVLDLLEWEDALFQPFPVGRLDKDTEGLLLLTNDGQLAHQLLSPKKHVPKTYFAVIEGEVNEDDIAAFKKGVTLDDGYVTKPGILEILKKGPTSDIALTITEGKFHQVKRMFLARGKRVIYLKRISMGSLKLDESLELGEYRELTEEEVELLRDRKDLQE, encoded by the coding sequence ATGCGAATTGATAAAATGCTAGCCAACTTAGGCTTTGGGAGCCGCAAAGAGGTCAAAAAGCTTTTAAAAGACGGAGCCGTTCAAGTAAATAGCTCACTGGTGAAGGATGGCAAAGAACAGGTGAATCCTGTAGAAGATACTGTTACGGTTCACGGTGAAACGGTCGAGTATAAGGAATTTATTTATTTAATGATGAACAAACCTCCAGGTGTTATTTCGGCAACCGAGGATATGAAGGAGGAGACTGTGCTTGATCTGCTGGAATGGGAGGATGCTTTGTTTCAACCATTTCCGGTCGGCCGCCTCGACAAGGATACGGAGGGTCTTTTACTGTTAACCAATGATGGACAGCTTGCACACCAACTGCTTTCCCCTAAAAAGCATGTCCCAAAGACTTATTTTGCCGTTATTGAAGGGGAAGTGAATGAAGACGATATTGCGGCTTTTAAAAAAGGGGTTACGTTAGATGACGGTTATGTGACGAAGCCGGGAATCCTTGAAATTTTAAAAAAGGGACCGACTTCTGACATTGCGTTAACAATTACGGAGGGTAAATTCCATCAGGTTAAAAGAATGTTCCTCGCGCGTGGGAAGAGGGTCATTTATTTAAAAAGAATATCAATGGGATCTTTAAAGCTGGACGAGTCCTTAGAATTAGGGGAGTATAGGGAGCTGACAGAGGAGGAAGTCGAGCTTTTGCGTGATCGTAAAGATTTGCAAGAATGA
- a CDS encoding ABC transporter permease — protein sequence MTYTTLAITLIFVLIPLILSKTLKLGLEKDTLIATIRSIIQLLIIGYVLKFVFESDSLIYIFLMVTLMIVTATLNARKKGAAIKGITWKVAVALIFVEILTQSILIGLNITPPKAQYIISISGMVIGNSMVLAILFLNRFTAEVEGHRDETELILSLGGTPKQAIHSQLINSIKASMIPTIESQKTVGLVQLPGMMSGQIIAGADPIQAVQFQLLILFLLLTTAAVTSIILGFLSYPTLFNERMQIVRGESG from the coding sequence TTGACATATACCACTTTAGCTATAACTTTGATATTTGTCCTAATCCCTCTTATACTGTCTAAGACGTTAAAGCTCGGTCTAGAAAAGGACACCCTTATTGCGACAATCCGATCGATTATTCAATTACTTATTATTGGATATGTCCTTAAATTTGTATTTGAATCGGATAGCTTGATATATATCTTTTTAATGGTCACGCTTATGATTGTTACCGCAACTCTTAATGCCCGTAAAAAAGGGGCTGCAATTAAAGGAATTACATGGAAAGTTGCGGTCGCCCTGATTTTTGTTGAAATATTAACTCAAAGCATTTTAATCGGCCTTAACATTACGCCGCCAAAAGCTCAGTACATTATTTCCATTAGCGGAATGGTGATTGGAAACTCGATGGTTTTGGCAATCTTGTTCCTCAACCGTTTTACAGCCGAGGTAGAGGGTCATCGTGATGAAACAGAATTGATCTTATCCCTTGGCGGTACACCAAAACAGGCAATTCATTCACAACTTATTAATTCTATTAAAGCCAGTATGATACCGACGATCGAAAGTCAAAAAACCGTAGGACTCGTTCAATTGCCTGGGATGATGAGCGGCCAGATTATTGCCGGGGCTGATCCGATTCAGGCCGTCCAGTTTCAATTGCTTATTTTATTTTTACTCCTTACTACTGCAGCCGTTACTAGTATCATTCTCGGTTTTTTGTCGTATCCAACCTTGTTTAATGAGCGGATGCAGATCGTGAGAGGGGAGAGTGGGTAG
- a CDS encoding glycoside hydrolase family 3 protein: MRRRVKLTFIYLTMAAMLLSPFSFSKTTVHAEDNSGIKDLIIFQNVPEATVELVGDQIDLKVLHIYGDGHFEAVSENLSWNSKNKNVATVNEDGVVTFTGQNGRSFITVTDGRYTDEIAVHHHKESGQLVIKQKSERYNIIDNAIEGMTLNEKIGQMLMPDFRKWNGADVTEMLPEIEALVQEYDLGGVILFRENVVATKQTAKLVAAYQEASEKYGLLMAIDQEGGIVTRLQSGTDMPGNMALGATRSSEIAENVGRVIGEELHALGINMNLAPVLDVNNNPDNPVIGVRSIGESPELVAELGVAYTKGLQGAGIAATAKHFPGHGDTATDSHLLLPEVPHDKERLLAVELYPFQQAMDAGIDAIMTAHVTFPKIDGTKVISQKDGTEISLPATLSYKVLTELMREEMGYEGVIITDALNMAAIAEHFGPVDAVIRSVNAGTDIILMPVGLKEVADGLLEAVETGEITEERLEASVKRILTLKIKRGIIKAESPVPIEEIVANAEQIVGSAEHKQVEADVANKSITLVKNEQALPLNLTDDEKIVVVGNTYITNLYDAIKEKHDNTDLIRASDLLNETQLAQLADASAVVIGSYTFSVSGRSPNSPQMQMINQVIEEADVPVIGVGIRNPYDIMAFPEIDAYLAQYSYRNASFKATAAALFGENKPTGLLPVTIPDQNGNVLYSFGHGLSY; this comes from the coding sequence ATGAGAAGACGGGTAAAATTAACGTTTATTTATCTGACGATGGCTGCAATGCTCCTAAGTCCTTTTAGCTTCTCAAAAACGACCGTTCATGCTGAAGATAATAGCGGCATTAAGGATTTAATTATTTTTCAAAATGTTCCCGAGGCAACGGTTGAATTGGTTGGTGACCAAATTGATTTAAAGGTTCTTCATATTTATGGAGATGGTCATTTTGAAGCCGTATCAGAAAACCTATCATGGAATTCTAAAAATAAAAACGTGGCAACCGTTAACGAGGATGGTGTGGTAACCTTTACCGGTCAAAATGGACGTTCCTTTATTACGGTAACAGACGGACGATATACCGATGAAATTGCAGTCCATCATCATAAAGAATCTGGCCAGCTTGTGATTAAGCAAAAAAGTGAACGCTATAACATTATCGACAATGCCATTGAGGGAATGACTCTCAATGAAAAAATTGGTCAAATGCTAATGCCTGATTTCAGAAAATGGAACGGAGCAGATGTAACAGAAATGCTTCCTGAAATAGAAGCGTTAGTACAGGAGTACGACCTTGGTGGTGTGATTCTCTTCCGCGAAAATGTAGTGGCAACTAAACAAACAGCAAAACTTGTAGCTGCCTATCAGGAAGCATCTGAAAAATATGGGTTGCTGATGGCAATAGACCAGGAAGGCGGAATCGTAACTCGTCTCCAGTCAGGAACTGATATGCCTGGAAACATGGCACTTGGGGCAACCAGATCCTCTGAAATCGCAGAAAATGTCGGCAGGGTCATTGGTGAAGAATTACATGCACTTGGCATTAACATGAATTTAGCTCCTGTACTAGATGTCAATAATAACCCGGATAATCCTGTTATTGGAGTACGGTCTATTGGAGAGTCACCAGAGCTTGTGGCAGAGTTAGGAGTGGCTTATACAAAAGGATTACAGGGTGCTGGAATTGCAGCTACGGCCAAGCACTTCCCGGGACACGGAGATACTGCAACTGATTCCCATCTGCTATTACCGGAAGTTCCCCATGATAAAGAGCGATTGCTCGCGGTTGAGCTTTATCCATTCCAGCAAGCTATGGATGCCGGGATTGATGCGATTATGACAGCCCACGTTACGTTTCCGAAAATTGACGGGACAAAAGTTATATCGCAAAAAGATGGGACAGAAATTTCATTGCCTGCAACTTTATCCTATAAAGTATTAACGGAGCTAATGCGAGAAGAAATGGGATATGAGGGCGTTATTATTACCGATGCATTAAATATGGCCGCGATTGCGGAGCATTTTGGTCCTGTTGATGCAGTTATCCGTTCTGTGAATGCCGGGACAGACATTATTTTAATGCCTGTTGGTCTTAAGGAAGTAGCAGATGGTTTACTTGAAGCAGTAGAAACTGGTGAAATAACTGAGGAACGGCTCGAAGCATCGGTGAAGCGAATTTTAACCTTAAAAATTAAACGCGGGATTATAAAAGCGGAAAGTCCTGTACCAATTGAAGAGATCGTGGCAAATGCAGAACAAATTGTCGGTTCTGCTGAACATAAGCAAGTCGAAGCAGATGTTGCAAATAAATCGATTACACTTGTTAAAAACGAACAGGCTCTTCCGCTTAATCTAACAGATGATGAAAAGATTGTCGTGGTAGGAAATACGTATATTACGAACCTTTATGATGCGATAAAAGAAAAGCATGATAATACCGATCTTATCCGGGCATCCGATCTATTGAATGAAACACAGCTTGCACAATTAGCTGATGCAAGCGCAGTTGTGATCGGATCTTATACCTTTAGCGTTAGTGGCCGCTCGCCGAACAGTCCGCAGATGCAGATGATTAATCAGGTTATAGAAGAAGCGGATGTACCTGTAATCGGGGTAGGGATTCGCAATCCATATGACATCATGGCCTTCCCGGAAATTGATGCTTATTTAGCACAGTATAGCTATAGAAATGCAAGTTTCAAAGCGACGGCAGCTGCCCTTTTTGGGGAAAATAAACCAACTGGGCTTCTGCCAGTGACAATTCCAGATCAAAATGGCAATGTTCTGTATTCATTTGGCCATGGCCTATCCTATTAA
- a CDS encoding putative polysaccharide biosynthesis protein: MSSSLIRGTLILTLGTFISKFLGLFYVIPMYSILGQEGTALYQYGYVPYTIAISVATAGVPLAVSKFISKYNAMEEYEVGRKLFRSGIFLMLLTGFATFLILFALAPLLADSIIPDEGFLSTKDDVIGVIRAVSFALILVPFLSLIRGFFQGHESMGPSAVSQVVEQIVRIVFLLAGSFAVIYIFHGELSTAVNLATFAAFVGAVGGLVVLGWYWFRRKSHLDKLTLQSKGRVHLTTWEMYKELLTYAGPFILVGIANPLFQFIDQLTFNRAMLEAGFNGVEAEKAFSAINFSSHKLVMIPVSLAIALSLTLVPVITKSFVRQEYKTLHDQLNQTFQVLLFLTVPACAGLMLLAEPMYTFFYENDPLGIGILRAYAPVAILFALFSVTAAILQGVNEQRYTLLSLLVGLLVKLSLNIPLIKWLDAEGAIAATALGYAAAISINLFVIKWTTAFQYKKVMKVSFLVLLLTVFMSLAVWAVYTIFAAFFEPVTKLQALWLLIPSVLMGMIAYGLVSLKLGIVAKLFPSQYQKLKMKVLG; encoded by the coding sequence ATGTCTTCAAGTCTAATACGGGGTACCTTAATTTTAACGTTAGGTACATTTATTTCTAAATTTTTGGGCCTTTTTTATGTGATCCCGATGTACTCTATTTTAGGGCAAGAGGGAACGGCTTTATACCAATATGGATACGTGCCATATACAATTGCCATCAGTGTTGCAACTGCGGGCGTACCGCTTGCCGTATCTAAGTTTATCTCAAAATACAATGCAATGGAAGAATATGAAGTCGGAAGGAAATTGTTCAGGTCTGGGATATTTTTAATGCTTTTGACCGGTTTTGCTACCTTTCTAATCCTTTTTGCATTAGCACCCTTACTCGCTGATTCTATTATTCCCGATGAAGGATTTTTATCAACAAAAGATGATGTTATTGGAGTTATTCGTGCTGTCAGCTTTGCCCTCATCCTTGTTCCTTTTCTCAGCTTAATTCGCGGCTTTTTCCAGGGACATGAATCGATGGGGCCATCTGCTGTTTCTCAAGTTGTAGAACAAATTGTTAGGATTGTCTTTTTATTAGCAGGGTCTTTTGCAGTGATTTATATTTTTCATGGTGAATTAAGTACAGCTGTTAATCTTGCCACCTTTGCTGCCTTTGTCGGAGCGGTTGGGGGACTTGTAGTTCTTGGCTGGTATTGGTTTAGGAGAAAATCCCATTTGGACAAACTCACCCTTCAAAGTAAAGGGAGGGTTCATTTAACGACATGGGAAATGTACAAAGAGCTTTTAACGTATGCTGGTCCTTTTATTTTAGTCGGGATTGCCAATCCCCTTTTCCAATTTATTGATCAGCTGACCTTTAACCGAGCTATGCTAGAGGCCGGTTTTAATGGGGTGGAGGCAGAGAAGGCATTTTCTGCGATTAACTTTTCATCGCACAAACTTGTTATGATTCCTGTTTCTCTAGCGATTGCATTATCCTTAACGTTAGTCCCAGTTATTACGAAGTCGTTTGTTCGGCAAGAATATAAAACCCTGCATGATCAGCTGAATCAAACCTTTCAAGTTTTATTATTCTTAACAGTTCCTGCCTGTGCAGGTCTGATGCTGTTGGCTGAACCAATGTATACCTTTTTCTATGAAAATGACCCTTTAGGGATTGGAATTTTGCGAGCCTACGCTCCAGTTGCGATTCTGTTCGCATTGTTTTCCGTTACGGCGGCTATTCTTCAGGGCGTTAACGAACAACGTTATACGCTTTTAAGCTTGCTAGTCGGACTTTTGGTTAAATTAAGTCTTAATATTCCTTTGATTAAATGGCTTGATGCGGAAGGAGCGATAGCTGCTACAGCTCTTGGATATGCCGCTGCCATCTCCATTAATTTGTTTGTGATAAAATGGACCACAGCTTTCCAATATAAAAAAGTAATGAAGGTTTCTTTTCTTGTGTTGCTTCTTACAGTCTTTATGTCATTAGCAGTTTGGGCTGTTTATACAATTTTTGCGGCCTTCTTTGAACCGGTAACAAAGCTTCAAGCACTATGGTTATTGATTCCAAGTGTATTAATGGGAATGATTGCTTATGGGCTTGTCAGTTTAAAGCTGGGAATTGTAGCTAAACTATTCCCTAGCCAATATCAAAAGTTAAAAATGAAGGTTCTTGGGTAA
- a CDS encoding sporulation protein Cse60, protein MVQVKLFDCDHEKDLQDAINRFLATLDSSDVIDIKYGVSAFTEPAGDQIYCFTAMVVYHA, encoded by the coding sequence ATGGTTCAGGTTAAATTATTTGACTGTGATCATGAAAAGGATTTACAGGATGCGATCAACCGCTTTTTAGCTACATTAGACAGTTCAGATGTAATCGACATTAAATATGGTGTTTCAGCTTTTACCGAGCCTGCTGGTGATCAAATTTATTGTTTCACCGCAATGGTTGTGTATCACGCCTGA